CTGCTTCTGCATTAAGGATGTTCTATTTTTACTGTCTCAGTCTGAATTTGGCATCGTTGGAGTGGTGCTGTAAAAGTACAGGAGGGAACTGGAGCAAAGGACATCCCAAAAAGCATTTGGACCAATGTGAGGCAGGAATTGCATGCATTTCCTGAGCCATGGCAAGCGTTCTCTGGGCACGAATTGGTGGAAGGTTGCTTTAGACTAGCCACTCAACTTGTCAGCTGGTTTCGAACCTTTGGGGGGATGATGTTTCCCTTATCTCCAGACTAGAGTTGGTTTGCTGTGGCTTTTACCAAAGAGAACAGAGGGCTCACCATGAAGGAAGAGAGCTGGAGTGCTACAGTTTGGTGGTATAAGAGCACTTTGGAGGTGATGATGTTCATGCGTCTGAGGCTTGATATTGCAAAGCTTAAAAATGCAGCTATTTTTCAAGAGAATTACTCTAAAATGGAAGATCTCCCTCTCTCTGTTGCCGACCTGGCAGACAGCAGTCCTGTATGCAGACTGCAGAACTAGCTAGGCTGACGGCAGAAGCCACCTGAGGCAAGCTAGGAAGCTGGCTAGGATACTTGTTATCCCCAGAAATATGGGTTCCAGAGGCTGATCTCTAGAGAAGAGCTCAATACATTGCCTGGCTTTTGTCCAAGACTAAAGGAAGGAACGCAGAGTGAATTAATGTGAATGATGATCTCCACCCACCTCCAGATGAAGCTTTGTTGCCTAGAAATGCAGGGAGCCTGTTTTATGGGCTGGGATCACTGACATCCGTAGTGGTGCTAGCCAAACTGACAGCAACGCTGAGACTGGTGGAGCAAGATGCACGGTTCTTGGCTTCTGGAAAATGATCTCCACCCTCATCATGGCTTGTATAATTGGCCTCTCATGGAGATTCCCTCAAACGCAGGGAGAGTTCAGAGAAATTGTTCAGGTGCATCCGGCTCCCTTGGCACATGACGCAGCTAAGTGAGCAGACGAGCTACAGCCTGGGTGGTATATTCCCACTGCCGTGCTGGTAGTACTCTGAGCCTTGCTGCATTCACAGAGACTGATTTGATCCAGTAGCTGCGGCTTTTAGACCGTCTGAAACAGCCTAGGCCTCGATAACCTGTTTGCTTTGTCCTCTGGCCAACACCAACAGGAAAATCCAGTTCCTTTCCGATCTCTAGTAAGGCTGCAGCGACTGAAGGGAAAAGTGCGAGGGGCTGGACTGTAGAACCTCCACGGGTCAGCAAAGCACATGTCcctccagaggaggaggaggaggtcactGGCGAAGGCTCGGTAGATTTGTGTGTCTGCTTTGCAGTGCTCAAGACTGGGTTTCGGTACTGGTTCTGTTGTATGAAGGTGGTCTTAAAACCTCCCAAAAGTAAGCTAAAGGAAAGCCGGCAGTCACAGCTGGCTGTTAAGTTAGTCAAAAAAGGGGCGTAGGCTCCTGAGGAGGTAGTTGGCTGGTCAAGTCTAAGATCCTCTGGGCCTTGTTAGCTTTTTTGGAATTGCAGCCTTGGTTGTTGCTCTGCTAGGTGAGAGAACTGTCTGCAGAAACACATGTCCGACTTGAGCTGGGAGAAGCAGTGTCCAAAACAGAATCATATGCCATTAATAGCTCTCTTGAGCTTCTAAGATTTTTCGTATCAGCTCTCTTTTATACTGAAAGGAAATGCTGTAGTCCAGAAGTGAATGAAGGCCTTGCAGCGTTTCCAAGTAAACATCCTTGGCAAATGATGGGACATACCAGAATAAAGCAAGTGCCCAGTCTCTAAGGCGTAATGAGCCAGAGTAAGGGCCTCATTCTGAGAGAGGGCAGATGTCGAAGTATCTACCCTGGCTATGTTTTCAGTGATGAACATGCTTTTCCTGCTGGAGGAagcttcatatatatatatatatatatatttgtttgtttgtttgtttggctgctGTGGTGGCTTTGAGAATTAAAAATAggaaggaagcaaagtgctgCTTATGGGATTGCCTATTTCTTAATGTAATAGGATGTTTTGTCCTTTCCTAACGCCTCGTTGTGAATGCACCTGCACCAGCCCTGACAGAGCTCTAGATGGGGCATCAGACAGCTGTCTGGAAGTGGTACCACAGACTTGGGAAACTGGGTGAAGAGGCAAGACTGTCTTCTAATTGCACATAATTAAAATGTTAGTTCATGGTTTAGGTACGTTGTCAGAAAGGACTGGGGTGGTTTGCGTTGTCAGAACCTGTACTTGTTCTATGGGAAATAAAACAAGCCCTTGACTGCAAGGACTGTCTGTTTGGCAGCCTTCTGCTACCGCCAAATTTCTCTTAACTTTAGGGCCATTTAAGGTGAAGATCCAGGTTGATGGCCTGTCACTAAATGCACTCTGCTGATAGCCTCAAGGTTAATAGATGGCATCTTTTCTCCTGTCCAGGCTCCTGTCAAAGATACTGACTGAATGTGAAGATGCAGATGAAATAGAGTATCTGGTGGACGGCTCCTGGTGTCCCATTAGAGCTGAGAAAGAGCGGAGCTGCAGCCCTCAATGTCCAATATTAGTTCTAGGTGAGTATCTAGGAGGCCGAAGATTTTAAATGACTGTAGAAAACATGCGCACACTGCAAaactggaggtccccagctggcTTGGGAAAAGCCGCGTGGTTCAGAGAGCTGCCTCTGGAGAGCCCCTttgttttccccctctctctctggaAGTTAACAGCATCACTGGGAGGCATCAGATCCCTATGGAGGAGGGTGATCGCTGTCGATGGGAAGTTGGATCCCTTGAATTGCGCTTCTGCATAGTTTAGCTCCGAATCCAAATGGGTCATTTAGCAAAGCTGGGTTGTTTTCAGAGTGGTATCGTACAAGTTTGTTGGCGTTTGCCCTTCTGGAGTGAACGCTGAAATGTCTTCAGCAAGACCAGCCTGGGACAGCACTGTACTTGCTCTGTGGGAAAAGAGGATTTTTGACTGGAAGGGCCTGTCTGTTGGGCAGCCTGCACAAGGTCAGATCTAGCAGGGGTGATTTTTACTGACAGAATTGGCAGGGTAGGCAGGTAACTTTCTGCTTTGGCTGAGCTGGTTGCCGATTCTCGGGCAGATACCTTCCAAGCAGGCAGTGCAGGTGCCATTGGGCACGGTAGGAGGCACTGACTGCAGAGACATCAGGTTTGCGGCGTGGGCTTGGTTTTCGGCAGCTGCTTGGGTGGAATTTGTTTGCTGCCGCCCTTTTGCCAAGAACAGTGCAGCCATGAGAGACCGGGAGCGCTGGAGCATCCCCTAAGCTGGATGTTAAGTGTCTTAATTagtcctccctccccctttcagGTTCTTCAGATGTGAACGGGCTGTTGCCCACTCCTAACGGTAACGGTGAGAACGGCAAGGCCACTGCTGATGTTGTGGATTTAACACTGGACAGCTCATCatcggaggaagaggaggaggaagatgaggaagaagatGACGATGATGACGGACCCCAACCAAAACGACGCTGCTCTTACGAGAAAGGTTTAGTTTCTGCCTGCTGACTGCGGAAGCGGCTCTGAATCTCAGAACGGACAGACTTGAATACTCTGGTGCTTACTAaactggaggagggggagaacgCCCTCTCCCACCtcatctcccttcctccctgaTCTCCTTTGACTTTCCTATTCCAAGTTAACCATTAAaacgagagaaaaaaaaaataaaaataaaaccattgaGCTGCTTCTTGGTTGGAAAACTACCCCACTCAAAGCCTGACCCTGAACCGGAGTCTGAAGTAAGGAAAGTGTCTTAAGCCAGGCAGTCAGAATCCACAGCTCGCTGGTCTCTGCTGCCGTTCACCAGTACGGTTTGAATCGGTGGAGTTCATCTGCAGATCTACAGGACATCTAACTCCCGTGCATCTCCAAAGCTGTGTGCATTTTTATTGTCTTGTTAAATAACCATTCCTGATTATCTAAAGTTTTGCTGGACATGTGAgtggggagggttgggggggggatggagaggggtgGGTGGGCGAGGGAGGTTTGTATAACCCAGCAAGCATAGAGGGGTTtttaggggtggggggggatggggggcacGGGGCGAAAGGGAAGAGACGTACAATTGGAATCGCACTGTTCTAGATAGGAGCTCGAGCAGCTCTGCACCTCATGTAAAGAGACACGTTTTGAATCTTTTAACCTAATCTGAAGGTAACGTAGAAATTGTGCGTAGTGAACCATTTTAGTTGAGCAGAAGCCatggggagggtggggagggctcGAACCACAAATCTGTTGTATTTTTGAAGTGCAATAACTTGGTGTTTTTGAAGACTAAAAGGGCTGCGCATTCCCTTTTCTTTGAGAAGGCTTTGTTTCTGGAGGCGGTGGCAGTGACCTGCAGGACAGCTGGGCGCCTGGCACgcggggaggagcagggtggggtGCAAGGGATGCTTGGGCCTTCAAGAAAATGCCAGGTGGGGGAATCTCAGTTTCTAGCCAACTACCTCGGTAAACTCCAATTCAGGTTTCTTTCAGTCACGACCCAGTGTGCAGCCCATCACTGGCACTGCTGACGGCACTATTGTCAGGGTGTTGAGGACAGAGCCGAGGGACGATGCGTGGAGCCCCGTGACCACGTGTTAACAGCCTCTGGACTTTCCACTTCTCTGTTCAAGACTTTGGTCCCAGACCCAAAGCTACTGCTATGCTCTTGGTGGCAAAATGTTGTTGCTTTTGAGTTTCCAAATGGTAACCTTTTGACTTTGTCTTAGAGAATTTTTGTAATTAACTTTGCCTAAGCAGCTCTGCTGTTCCCACTAAAGCCTCTGAAGTCTGTTTTGCTTTGGACCTTGCTGACTTTTCTCATCTGTAGATGAGAATAAACGTTGGAAGGAAGCTGGCCTGTGCCTCTGCCCCTTATCACGCCCACGGGACGGGGGGAACGCAGAGGGAACGGCCTCAGGAGAGCCCTGCTCGCCAAACCCGAGGGGCAACGCCGCAGCCAGGGCCCCGTGAGTACCGAGACGTCCTAGCCGCCGGCGAGGGGCGCTTGGCATCGCGCAGGACGGCCaacccttgtccccccccccggcacgcgCCGGCGGCCCAAACCCTCCCCTACCCCTTCGGCCGCCTCCTCCCCGGAGCctgggcctggaggaggcggcggcTGTTAGGCGGCAGAACCAAAGCGATGGCGCTTTCCCAAGCGCTCGTCGTGCGTTTCGGAAAAAGCAACGCGTCGCGTGACGCCGCGTCAACCGGAAAGCCATCGCGTTCCACCTAGAGCTATAGCAAATCCTCGTTAGGGGCTTAGCCCAAAGCATATAggaggagagcaaaaaaaaaaaaaaaaaaagatcctatcGATGCCGTAGAGCAGGAAGCTCAGACCTGGCGCATCCGGAGGTTCCCGCTCCAAGCGCGGGCGGCCCTCTCCGCCGGCCCGAGCGCTCGCCGCTCCCAACCAccggcccttcctgcccctcTCTGGTTTCGTCCTAAGCCAACGAAAACCGaaggcaaaaggagaaaacaacaaaaaaaaccccccgcaacccgccccccccccccccccaggcctgccGTCCCCGCGCTTCCCGGGCGCCTCGCGAAGAGGCCGGGAGACTCGGAAACCTCCGAGGGGTTTGGGGCCGGCGAGGGGCCGGGGAAGGCAGAGCCGGGGCGCGAAGCAGCCCCCACGGTCTTTGCTCTTCCGCCGTTTCCAGTCTTGCTCCCACAGAGTAACTCTTAACTTGTTCGGCAtagactttttccttttctttttgcgaGTAAGCAATATGTTTTCAGGttgaaaagtgtgtgtggggggggttcaaggaaaaaaacaaacaaaaaaaatgggtAGAGCTCAACAAAGTTTAAGTTTTACTGTATGAAGTTCTGTGGCTTGCATCCCCGGCCGCACAGTAGCTTTAGAGTCCAGTTTTTCTAATATTTGTATTctaatttaattgcttttaaattttcCAGGCCAAGCCACTGTTTGGAAACATCATGCTTCTGTTACTGCTTTCTGTTTGCGTTGGCCAGCTCTTCCTGTACATATGTTTTTTCTTatatcctgtttttttctttttgtaaagagaagagaaaaaacaaaagaaaattatttttctttccctcagtaCACATTCTTCAAAGTTCAAATTATAGTgtttgttaaataaaaagaaagatttacatTTAATTCCGAGCGTCTCCCCTTCTTGGGTTTCGcctggtggcggcggcagcggcggctccagCCCTCGGGAGCCGCCTCCGTTCGGAGCCGGGGGCTCGGGCTCGGCCCCGGGGGGCGGCTGCTGCCCGGTCCGATGCCGATGCCGCGGTCCGACTTGAGCCCGGCCTGGGGGTCGGCGTGAGCTCGGCCGGGGCGCGCGTTGCCCCTCTTAAAGCTGCCCGTTGCGTTTAGATGCTTTTTAGATATGTTCCAGCTTAATAACGTCTCTAAGGGGAGGTGAGGGCAGCTCCGCGGGTGGGACGCGGGCGCTCGGCtgcagcggccgggggctccTTCGCCCCCGTCCTGCCTTAACGTCTCTGCGCGACAAGTCGCCGCTTTCCGCGCGGACCGGCCCCGCGGGAGCGAAGCCggctgccggcgcggggctgcgtcGAGGCCCTTGGCGGGCTGCAGGCGTCCCGCGGCCGtcggcccgcgccggccccccgcctGCCTTCTTGCAGGGCCCCGGCGAGCCGGGAGCGTTTCCCCGCGCCGGACCCCGGGGCTCGTCGGGGCTCGGGCTCGAGCCGGTGCCGGCCGCCCCCGTCCTCGCGCACGCCGCTGCCTCTTCGAAAATTCCTCCACCTCGAGCGGattaatcattttatttattaggCTTAAAGGCCAAATCCCGCTAAACCCGGGGCTTTGCCAGATAAACaggctgctttgcaaaggcagCCCGTTTGTGAAAACACAATTAGCAAACCCTGTAATCTGCACTAATTATcaggccgggccggagcgggcgcccggctggccgcggcgcggggaccgcagcagcagccgccgccgcaggaCCATGGCggaggcagcgcccggcgcccgccgtcCGCCCGGGGCCTCCTTCACCATCGAGTCGCTGCTGGCGGAGCGGGGTGGCGGGGGtcccggcagcccccagcccgccccgggggcccggccgccgccggagcccgggGACAAGCCGGCCCAGTCGTACATCGCCCTCATCTCCACGGCCATCCTCTCCTCGCCGGAGAAGAAGCTGCTGCTCTCCGATATCTACCAGTGGATCATGGATAATTACCCCTATTTCAAGAACAAggtgagcggctggggaggtcgGGGCGCCTTTGCACGgccccttcttcctcttcctcctcctcctcctcggcacCGTCACGACATCCGGGCTGGACAGAGCTGGGGAAATTGGGAGCGATGTCCGGGATGAGCTGTGGCTGAGCTCCAGGTGGGGACAAACCTGCTGGTGCCAGCTCCTCACCACGTCTCTCCGGTGGTCCCGATGCGGTGGAGGGTCCGGCAGCCTCGCGGGGAAGCCTGTGTGCTGGCGTTGGGCTTTCGGGTTGAGCCAGGCTGGAGCGGAGAGGAACGGGGGCTTGTCTGCTGCCTGCGTCAGCTGCCGTTCACTCTGGTGCCTACTGATGGCCTGGAGAAGGTGGAGGGTGGGCAAGGCAGCGGAGCGGAGGGCCTGGGGGACGAcccggaggggccgcgggggccccccccaccccccccggcgcTCGCTCACCGCCCGTCTCGGCCCAGGAGAAGAGCTGGCGCAACAGCGTCAGGCACAACCTGTCCCTCAACGAGTGCTTCGTCAAAGCCGGCCGCAGCGACAACGGCAAGGGCCACTTCTGGGCCATCCACCCCGCCAACCTGGAGGACTTCGCCAAGGGCGACTACCACCGCCGGCGGGCGCGCAGGCGCATCCGCAGGTGAGCGGGGTCCCCAGCCCGTATCGGGGCGGTGGCCGGGTCGGGGATGCCGGGGACCGccgtttttgggggggggggggcacacacgGAGGTGTTTCGGGACCTGACGCCGGCGCTCTCCTTGCAGGATGGCGGTGAACCTCGGCTACTACCCGCCCTACGCCCTGTACGGGCTGAGCTGCTGCGCGGGGCGCTGCTGCCCgtgctgcccgccggccccgctgcggccccccgccctgccgccgctcgccctgccccggccgctgccccccaGGCCGCGCACCtgggccggcccccggccccccggcccccggccccccttcctcctctagcTCACCtaaaagcttccccccccccccaaatgggaCCCAGATGCTCCCTGTGCAGCTGGGACttagccccgcgccgcggcccccatTTGCCTGATTGACTTAAGCAGTTCTGCGGCCAGGACCctaaatcctccccccccccccccccacaacccgccgccggccccccgctaATTGCTCCTGACGCCCCTAATGAAAATCGCGGCTCCCAGGTGTTAAGTGGCATTAGGGCGTCTCGCTAAGAAAGACGACTTGGCCGCTTAATCCCGGCGGATAAACCCCCCGAAGCTCGTAGCGGCCTCGAAAACTAGGAAGCTTATGACACAAACTAATCTTTTAACATTGGCGATGCCCTtcgcgcccgggggggggggggagcccgggggggggggtcccggcccaggactcaggacacctgggtcctgcTCTGGTCCCgccctgcctcagtttacccatcGGCAGGCCTGGCCCGGTCGGCCCCGCTCCGACCGCCGTCCCCGCGGGGGGTGGCCCCGGGGGCTCCCGAGGGGGGCGGCCAtctgccgcccgcccccgccgggccaccccggctgccccccgccccggcattAGGGTCGGTCGGGCCCTAATCTGCGCAGAAGTGGGATTaggggcctcccccccccccccgccccggtggcTTAGCGCCGCGCCGCCAGCGGGACGGGGACCCCGGCGACACCCCGGCGCTCCCGTCTCACCTCCAGCCCGCGCCGGGTGCGGGGGGAATACACCCAAAGCTCATAAACCAGCCCAAAatagagccccccccccccccaaccggggCTGCGGCCCGTGATAAGACGCTTCTGAGTCACAAGGAGACCAAACGGCTGCGGgcgtatttttaatatatattttattttttttttctttatttttttaaagcccccccctcccccaaaaaaagtgcattttttattattttactttattcttttttttgttttttcgcCTCCTCTCGTCTCCCACGCGTTATAAAGAGCTATCAAAGGTACAATCTATGGAATGTCTCGTCTGTGCTTTTCTCGCCTCGCTCGTCTGCCCCGACACCACAAAAGTAGCttttaaacacacaaaacccGATGAACCTCGCGAGCGCTTTATATAGAGAATCTCTTTTGTTTGAataggttttatatatatatatatatatatatatatatatataaagacgcagaaaaaaaaaaagaaaaaacccaacaacaacaaccaaaaaaaaaaaaagacgacgagaaaaataaaataaaataaaaataaaccaaactgtGGCCCCGTCTCGAATCGCCTCCTGCCATCGCGCCGCTTCGCTCCCGGGCAGGGGATGGGGTGAGCGAGCCTCCCGCCCCGGAATAAAGTTTAATCTCtcagggatgtgtgtgtgtggatatatatatatatatttatatatatatataatttttagaaggaaaaaaatatatatatataacctaaCGTCACTGCAGCATGCTGCTCCTCGTCCCAGCAGGACAGACGCCCCCGGCCCTCCCGCTGCCCGCCGAAGGAAGCTAAAAATCCTGTGGCAGCTCGCTAACTGCGCTTCAGAAAGTGTTCCTCTGGTAGTTAAATACAACTGCCGTAAGAAATCGAAAatataaatagatagatagatagatagatagatatttttttttttttaaatagtcgaATCAGgcctgcggggtggggggggctgcggggggccgggagCCTCCGCCGCCGCGTGCCGACGGAGCGggacgggggggaaaaaagagaaccgAAGcccttttttcctgtaaaataaagGTTGTTTTTTGTTCGCCCGCCGCTGCGAAGAgcaacctgcccccccccccccgcccccggtgcggGGGTCCTCGGGGTTGGGCTTGGGGGGTGGGTTTTGGTTTTGGAGGTGATTTGGGGtgttctgcccccccccccagggaggtgggtgctgggggggtgtcaacgtgaccccccccccgccaaccaccaccccacgacccccccccggttttcctcccccccttccccgcagagcgggccgggggcaccggggccgccgccagcgccgctcTGCCAAAATGccggtttggggttttttttttggggggggggggtgtaccaCTTGTACCACGGGCTCAAATTGGGCAGAAACtgtgtttttttggttgtttttttttttcctttttttgtggcaTTTGTTCGGACTTTTGCGCTGGctttggcttttctgtttttgtttttcctttccatccTCTGCTCCCGCCACCTACATACAGACGCATATACATACGTGCATATCCACACACACATGTATagctatatattatatacatacatatatatatatatatatattatttttccccctttttcccctcgCAGCGCTCGCCCCGACACGGCGCAGGCTGAGGGGCTTAAGGCAGACGTAcgcggagccggggggggccacaaaccgctgggggggggggggggatttggtgtatatatatatttctatatatatatatatttatttatttctatctttttctttttttttttttttttttagtgcaaactCACCGAGGTTTGTGCTAAAGTGTTGCTaggccccgcgcggggcggccccacgcgccgcggagccccccccggcccggcccggcgtccccggcaccgcggggcgtggggggggtgcggcggggggggggcggagggggttaGTGCGCGGGTGCCGCggtgggggacgtggggacacacgcacacgcacacgcacgcacacgcgctcgctcgctctccaCACTGGGAATCCTGAGactatttatttctccttttttttctctttttggctgtttttttcctttttttttttttttttttttcctttttttccccgctGTCCAcatcgccggggggggggggggggggggcaggataaGGGAGGTCGGTGGGTTTCCGAAGTGGCCGAGGGCGGTTGGGGAGAGAAACGCAAGCTTGAAAAGGGGGGAAGGACACgagtgggggggggacacgagtgggggggggacacgag
This sequence is a window from Struthio camelus isolate bStrCam1 chromosome 26, bStrCam1.hap1, whole genome shotgun sequence. Protein-coding genes within it:
- the LOC138062289 gene encoding forkhead box protein L2-like, whose protein sequence is MAEAAPGARRPPGASFTIESLLAERGGGGPGSPQPAPGARPPPEPGDKPAQSYIALISTAILSSPEKKLLLSDIYQWIMDNYPYFKNKEKSWRNSVRHNLSLNECFVKAGRSDNGKGHFWAIHPANLEDFAKGDYHRRRARRRIRRMAVNLGYYPPYALYGLSCCAGRCCPCCPPAPLRPPALPPLALPRPLPPRPRTWAGPRPPGPRPPFLL